A stretch of Planococcus citri chromosome 5, ihPlaCitr1.1, whole genome shotgun sequence DNA encodes these proteins:
- the LOC135848319 gene encoding myogenesis-regulating glycosidase-like: MNYKKTSLLILILVLLQHYTSDDDIHFEKNFIIVKGADSSFRQLVDISSLNKSDLSVCSSQNSYYCVRWDGYAQFNVSKQDNICKNFEYKTTSTDNLKVSFDLKNIHVYGGAERRTQSWPIESSTYSAFPFVSSKVDDQAVLEPFWLFSDGSYLFIDKQTPLFISINKSANTFTIIAENKDPYLKKNQTVLKYRICKLPDMKAAYLHAVNNVIQRPQVIVDVDTIRKPIWSTWAAYKTNISEIIVKNFVDEILKRHFPISHVEIDDKWETCYGSLTVNKTRFPDLKKLTADLKKRKVKSTIWVHPFINVDCQPFHDEAKKKGYFVKNDTGTTVEWWNGKGGYIDFTNPDAYEWFRKRLEALKNSTGIDAFKFDAGESDWAPDNPVFKNPDNSDYPDSSLKNYVKLASSFGNMVEVRVGKGTQQYPVFVRMIDRNSTWDQSAGLLSLIPTLLQMNIIGYPFVLPDMIGGNEYDNEVPDEELFIRWLQINVFMPTLQFSIPPWNYGNKTCEIVFKMLKIRNSFSNLVLQSMKQFVKKGIPVNPPLWWIDPNDNVTYTIDSQFMLGEEVLVAPVLTKGAKSRDIYLPKGIWQDGNHKKDKKINGPKWLRSYKVDLDTLPYFIKMNNSGKPNQGV; this comes from the exons ATGAATTACAAAA aaactTCCTTATTGATTTTAATACTTGTGTTGCTTCAACATTACACTTCTGACGACGATATTCACTTCgaaaaaaactttattattgTAAAAG GTGCTGATTCTTCGTTTCGACAACTTGTGGATATATCGTCTTTAAATAAATCAGATTTATCGGTGTGCTCGTCTCAAAATTCGTATTACTGTGTCAGATGGGATGGCTACGCTCAATTCAACGTCTCTAAGCAAGATAATAtatgtaaaaatttcgaatataagACGACTTCAACAGACAATCTGAAAGTAAGctttgacttgaaaaatatacacgTTTACGGTGGAGCTGAAAGGAGAACTCAGTCATGGCCCATCGAATCATCGACATACTCTGCTTTTCCCTTTGTTTCGAGTAAAGTCGATGATCAAGCAGTTTTAGAACCATTTTGGTTGTTTTCCGATGGCAGTTATCTGTTTATCGATAAACAAACTCCGTTATTCATCTCGATCAACAAAAGTGCAAATACATTCACAATTATAGCGGAGAACAAAGAtccgtatttaaaaaaaaatcagaccgTGCTGAAGTACAGAATATGTAAACTACCTGATATGAAAGCGGCTTATTTACACGCTGTAAATAACGTTATCCAAAGACCGCAGGTTATAGTCGATGTTGACACTATACGTAAACCAATCTGGTCAACGTGGGCTGCGTACAAAACTAACATATCTGaaataatagtaaaaaattTCGTAGACGAAATTTTAAAACGCCATTTTCCCATAAGTCATGTAGAAATAGACGATAAATGGGAAACCTGCTATGGTAGTTTGACCGTAAACAAGACTCGGTTCCCAGACTTGAAGAAGCTCACAGcggatttgaaaaaacgaaaagtcAAAAGCACCATTTGGGTTCATCCATTTATCAACGTCGATTGTCAACCATTCCACGACGAAGCCAAAAAGAAgggatattttgtaaaaaatgacaCTGGCACTACCGTAGAATGGTGGAACGGCAAAGGTGGTTATATAGATTTTACTAATCCGGACGCCTATGAATGGTTTAGAAAACGACTCGAAGCTTTGAAGAATTCTACCGGTATAGATGCTTTTAAATTCGACGCCGGTGAAAGTGATTGGGCTCCTGACAATCCAGTGTTTAAAAACCCCGATAATAGCGATTATCCAGATTCGTCGTTGAAGAATTATGTCAAGTTAGCATCTAGTTTTGGGAACATGGTTGAAGTTCGAGTTGGTAAAGGTACTCAGCAGTATCCGGTGTTTGTTCGAATGATAGATCGTAACAGTACTTGGGATCAAAGCGCCGGACTGTTGTCTTTGATACCAACGTTACTTCAAATGAATATTATCGGATATCCATTCGTATTACCTGATATGATCGGAGGTAATGAGTACGATAACGAAGTTCCCGATGAAGAATTATTCATAAGATGGTTGCAAATAAATGTATTCATGCCAACGTTGCAGTTCTCCATTCCTCCTTGGAATTATGGTAACAAA ACGTGCGAAATCGTctttaaaatgcttaaaataCGCAATAGCTTTTCCAATCTCGTACTGCAGTCGATGAAACAATTCGTCAAGAAAGGTATTCCGGTCAACCCTCCTTTATGGTGGATAGATCCTAATGATAATGTGACGTACACTATCGATTCAC aattcaTGTTGGGAGAAGAAGTTCTGGTAGCTCCTGTGCTTACCAAAGGAGCTAAAAGTCGAGACATATACCTACCAAAAGGAATTTGGCAGGATGGTAATcataaaaaggataaaaaaattaatggaccTAAGTGGCTGCGTAGTTATAAAGTAGATTTAGATACGCTgccatattttattaaaatgaataattcaggAAAGCctaatcagggtgtctaa